CATCCAAGTTTTCACTTAAGAGAATGTTGGCAATCTTTACATCTCTATGCAGAATACGTGGATTGCATCCTTTATGCAAGTAATGTAGCCCTATGAGCCAAATTTTACAAGGCACATGAACTTACACAAATATATTAGCGTACAAAGTAACACGCAACACCAACCTAACGCAATATCTAATGCTATCCAATGTCTCATATCCCAAGTTACATGTGAGCTTCTATCTGCATCTGCAACCATGTGATGGAGGACAATGCTTATAAAACATAGAACTACATACCTGAGAGATATTCTCTTAGGTTTCCGTTAGGCAAGTACTCGTATATAAATGCCAAGTTGTCGGTATCATCACAGTATCCAATAAATGAGGCCAAGTTTCTAGATGGATTCTGGTCAGGAGCTCAACCTGCAGCGATAAGGAACTCATCAATCTCTAACCAACGAGACAAGGCATTTAACTTGCATTCCAAGGAATTAAATTATAACCATCAAACCTCTGTTTGGAACTCCCTAACTCCTTGCAATGACGATGGAGAAAGTATTTTAACCGCAACTTGAGTGCCATCTTTCAAGTAGCCATGGTATACAATCCCAAATCCTCCTTTCCCGATTTTAGTTTGAAATTTTTCGGTGTTTTCTAAAACCTCGTCGTAAGTGAACTGGGACTTCTTTGATGCTACAGGTGTTTAGTTATGTTTTTCTCCATCTGCAGCTTAAGCAGACAAAAAGATATGAGTTCTGACATAGTGGATAGGATCataggaataccactaaaccataGTAGCAGCGTTGGTTCTAACTGAATGAGTATCAAGCGTATAAAATGGTACctggttttctttttcttctaagCTTCCATATGAGTATGAGCACTATAACTAGAAGGAGGGCCACTGCTGATAGTTATGATCCAAGTCTTGGATCAACTTGCACTTGCTTGAATCTGAGCTAAAAAAAGAACTTATAAGCAGATAGAAAATATAAATCTGAAGGATGCAATACCATTCGCTTTTGTTAAGGAAAATGCTAACCTATTTGGCGCTCTCCATGAACGAAACTTGCACAGAGCAGTAGGATGAGGAAACCAGTTGAGATCTTCATCTCTCTTTGTCTCATTGCAGCCTATGAACTACCTGGTATTTAAAACGTGCGACAATGTCCCGAtcagaaaaacagaaaaacgtATATGACAGTGTGAATTTGTAATTTCATGCTGCACAATACATACATGATCCTTATTACATGGAGATGCCTAGTCTATGACAATCAATGGATTAAGAAATGTTCATACTAAGAGAGCAATTTGGTCAGGCCAACGTATTTTCTAGTCAAAGCATTTCAAACATTGTTCCTGTTAGGGTTATGTGGTGTCATACAAGTCAGGCACACAACCCAAAGTATTGCACCAAAGTGATTAAATCGAAGAGAATATGGATATATACTAGCATTTAGCCTACACTGACTCACTGCACAACAGatcacacactcatttttaaacCACCAAGTTTTGAACATGGGATGAATGAGATAGTTTGTAGGAACCAGCAAAGGTAAAGCGTAACTAGCTACCTAGCATGGTGCTGTCATGGAACCCGCATTTGTGGAATCCGGACATATGGAAATCACTCTATGTGAACTCTGGAATGGTGAAATAGTTTCTTCATTTGAGCCTGGAGTTCTCTCTCGATGCCTAGACACCTCTGTTTCCAAACATTGTGTTAGTTGACACAGCACAAAACCCATGGTGGCTCTATGTTGGGAGGTGGAAGTTGTGCATGCCATTGCTGTTTATAAGGCTTTCCAAACCGAATTCACACTGAAATCTCCTAAAATCCTTCGATACAAAATAGTTGTAAAATCCCTTTGCTGGAACTCAGGATTTACCCGCTCCACTATGTGGACAAGATTATCACTTTCAACGATTGCAGGTTGTCCAGTAAAACTATAAAGtcaaatttatttattcaaCCGTTGATAGTTATAGTACCTGCAGACCAAAAAATACTAATCATAAACCACTCATTGTTCATACATTTGTATTCATAACATTATAAAAAAGAACTTATAAGCGGATAGAAAATATAAATCTGAAGGATGCAATACCATTCGCTTTTGTTAAAGAAAATACTAACCTATTTGGCGCTCTCCATGAACGAAACTTGCACAGAGCAGTAAGACGAGGAAACCAGTTGAGATCTTCATCTCTCTTTGTCTCATTGCAGCCTATGAACTACCTAGCATTTAAAACGTGTGACAATGTCCctataaaaaaaacagaaaaacgtATATGACAGTGTGGATTTGTAATTTCATGTTGCACAACTTGCACAGTACATACATGATCTTTATTACATGGAGATGTTTAGTCTGTGACAATCAATGGATCATGCAATGTTCATACTAAGAGAGCAAATTGGTCAAGCCAACATATTTTCTAGTCAAAGCATTTCAAACATTGTTCCTGTTAGGGTTATGTGGTGTCATACAAGTCAGGGACACAACCCAAAGTATTGCACCAAAGTGATTAAGTCGAGGACAATATGGATATATACTAGTATTTAGCCTTCACTGATTCATTGCACAACAGATCCCACACCCATTTTTATACCACCAAGTTTTGAACATGGGATGAATGAGATAGTTTGTAGGAACCAGCAAAGGTAAAGCGTAACTAGCTACCTAGCATGGTGCTGTCATGGAACCTGCATTTGTGGAATCTGGACATATGGAAATCACTCTATGTGAACTCTGGAATGGTGAAATAGAAACACCAGTTTCTTCATTTGAGCCTGGAGTTCTTTCTCGATGCTTAGACACCTCCGTTTCCAAACATTGTGTTAGTTGACACAGCAGAAAATCAATGGTGGCTCTATGTTGGGCGGTGGAACGTGGAAGTTGTCCATGCCATTGCTGTTTTAAGGCTTTCCAGACCGAATCCACACTGAAATCTCCTAAAATCCTTCGAAATAAAATAGTTGTAACATCCCTTTGCAGGAATTCAGGATTAACCCACTCCACTATGTGGACAAGATCATCACTTTCTATGATTGCAGGTTGTCCAGTAAAACTATAAACATCAAATTTCTTTATTCAACCATTATAACATGATAAAAAGGTCTAATAGAACAAGGAAATTTGAACATACTTTGGATCAAGATAACCAGCTGTGCCCATGATCGATGTCAGCACACGAGTCCCATTATCACTGGAAAAAACCATGGACAGACCAAAAGCTGCGCTTGCTCTCCTCTCTTAATCAATTCTCGTACTGAATTCCCTTCTGAAGTGCTCTGAAATACAAATCCAATTTATCGGTGATTAACGTATTCTAGATAATGATTCCGATTTTTCACCAGACTAATATCCCGTTTATTGCAGAAAACGAGAGCGAGTGAAGAATATTGGACAAAATATACATGGGTAATTGATTGGAAATAAAAATAAGggctccaaaaaataaaaattaccaCTGATATCTGGAATGTGAGAAATCTTTGGCCATTCTGGGCCGTCCTTGGCGCATCTTTCTTTGAGACGGGGACAACAGAAGATCACTAGCTTATGTAATTTGGTTAGGCGTTGCATAGCTTCGACCGTAGGCAGATCCATCAGATTCTCACAGTAGGAAATTTTCAACTCTGTAAGAGATGTAAGGTCGCCCAACCACTCTGGAAGAGCCTCCACACCATCGAAGCCAGAAATGGACAAAGATGTTAGACAAGTAGAGTGTTGAATTGGCTGAGGCAGAGACTTGACCTTAGGCCACCCGTATAAATTTAACTTTTCCGATGGGACCTGAAAATCCGGGAAAGAATCGAGCTCCTTGCAGAAGTTACCGATCCACAACCTTTTCAAACGAGATAGAGACTGAAGCCCCTTGGGAAAATATTGTAATTTCCCACAATTATATACATACAGAGAGGAAAGAGATTGCAAGCCGGACAAATTGTGATCCGCCAAAGATATCAAATTGTGGCAACCATCGACAGACAAATGGGTAAGAGATGTGCAGGATGCAAGCCCACTCGGTATACTTGTTAATCCATCACATGTGCTAATAGTCAGCTCAGTGAGGGACGTGAGGTTGTCTAAACTGGGAATAGCCTTTAGATTAGGACATTTCCGTATAGACATAATCTCAAGAGAGGTGGGGGTTTGTAGCCCAGGACCCGACAACGTCCTCAAATTTGGACAACGCGAGATCCACAGTGTGCGAAGACTAGTACAAGAATGGAGCCCACTCAGTATACTTGTGAATCCATTGCATTCTTCAATTCTCAATTCACGGAGGGATTTGCAACCGTTTAAAGACAAGTCctcctgctgctgctgctgctggagAGTAGTGCTAGTCGTCGACTGTGGATTTTCCGACCCCTCAAGAGACGTACATCTTACAATAACCAATTTACGGAGTGAGGGCAGACTGTGAATTGAAGTGCATCTCAGCTTTGGGCAATCCTcaataaaaacacttccaaGACTCGGCAAGTGTCCCAGTGGTGGGAGTGCTTCATAGTCCATCCAACGGATTAACTCAATCTCTGTTAAATTGATGAGCAACTCACTCATCATCCATGATGCAAATTTAGTACCCATGAAGTGCCGAATCGTCAAGCTTTTTAAGTTGGGGTGCGGTTGCAGTCCTTCAAGAATTTGGAGTCCACCAACAATATTCCCGTCAACAAAATTGCGACGTCCCCATATTAATTCCAATTTTCGTAGGTTTGCTTTTCCCGCTAAATTTGATTTCATTGCTTCTTCCTTGTCTCTCACATTTTCCAATGCTCCAATAACTAGTTGCCCTTTCAATTCATTTAACCCACCTAGCTCATCAAGTCTATGACGCCTTGCTCTATCCAAAATAAAACAAGGTAGCGTTTGCAGATGAGTCAATCTTGTCATCCCAAATGGAACTTCCTGATCCTCATCAAAATAAACATGTCTCAAGTTGATCAAATTTTCCATTTCCTCCATCTCCCTAGGAAACGTTACATGAAAGAATGTTCTTGACATTCTTAACGTCTGAAGATTATAGAGCTTGCCAATAGATTTTGGGAGTTTTTTTATTCCTGTATTAGAAATGTTGAGATACCTCAAGTGTTTCAACTTTCCAATTGAGCTGGGCAAATCCTCTATTGCAGCCCCAAATAAATTCAACGTCCGTAAAGCTCTAAACCTTTGGAAGATGTTACTAGGGACCTCCCAATCAACAAACAACGACCGCAATCTCCCAACACTCCCTTGTggaattctttcaagtgttgTGGAAGAAATTCGCGCAACATGCTGAATCTCAAGTGCATCATCCATCTGGTCAGAGTCCCCCATCAAGCTTTCAGATTTAAATACTTCCTCTGCAAGATCATGCACAAGATCGTGCATCTTGCATTCCGTAATAACACCGTACTCATCTTCCATAGCATCTTGAAACAAGGAGTTTTGCAATAgaatattaaaatattcattGCCTATATCCTCCATGCTCATGTTGGGAGAGGAATGGAGATATCCTTGAGCCATCCAGAGTTGGACCAAGTTATCTCGTTCAATTTTAAAATCTTTTCTAAACATTGAACAATGTGCAAAACATTGTTTCAAGAATGGCGACTTCAAATTATCAAAACTTAACTTCAAAACCGACATGATTTTCTCCTCTTCATTTGGTAATTCCCGTATCTTACTTTGTAGAATTGACAACCATTCACGTGTACTATATTTAGAACGCATCACGCTTCCCAAAACCTgttaacaaataaattaatagttTAATACTTGATTAGATCAGTTAAATACAAGTGTTAGAATAAAATCATCATGTATATAACTTAGTAATTGAAGAGTTCGTAAAGGCGGTAGTTTGAAAGAGCGTTTTGTAAAATGCAAGCCATACCTAGAAAGGTggtaattattttataatttacttattaagttattattttatatgtataaaaaataaattagttaattATGGTTAAGCCACGAAACATGACATGTACTAAGAAAGGTGGTAACGCTCACCGCTTAACAGGGTTGGTgagaaaattcaaactcatgCCACTACATTTTATTAACGtttatctctctctcacatAT
This is a stretch of genomic DNA from Malus domestica chromosome 02, GDT2T_hap1. It encodes these proteins:
- the LOC103426724 gene encoding putative disease resistance protein RGA3, producing MDAAKVLEVPYTFPVEGILKSVASLAAQEISLFRGFKKELDELSESLMEIQEYLGDVAHQPQDRVVAVRNWVKKLKDVAHDANEVLEDINYEVLRRKAEIQNHMKKKVLNFFSLSNPILFRQKMAHKIKNISASLVVLKSDASRIPLVARRVDQTPPGMGNRETVSSFRHDEKIIGREKTVSDIIATLIESKNQEEYLSVMAVVGLGGLGKTTLAKSIFNDDAIGRHFQEKMWVCVSNTFEVNSILNRMLESLNSNRTGVTSRAALLNSLKERLTGKRYMLILDDVWNEEEDLWSSFKDCLSALNSATGSIALVTTCSAKVASITETMPRCDLGFLPVEDCWSILKGEALSNGNALPLNSDQERIGKDIAKKCAGLPLVAKVLGSVMRSKYSTREWLSILQSKIRELPNEEEKIMSVLKLSFDNLKSPFLKQCFAHCSMFRKDFKIERDNLVQLWMAQGYLHSSPNMSMEDIGNEYFNILLQNSLFQDAMEDEYGVITECKMHDLVHDLAEEVFKSESLMGDSDQMDDALEIQHVARISSTTLERIPQGSVGRLRSLFVDWEVPSNIFQRFRALRTLNLFGAAIEDLPSSIGKLKHLRYLNISNTGIKKLPKSIGKLYNLQTLRMSRTFFHVTFPREMEEMENLINLRHVYFDEDQEVPFGMTRLTHLQTLPCFILDRARRHRLDELGGLNELKGQLVIGALENVRDKEEAMKSNLAGKANLRKLELIWGRRNFVDGNIVGGLQILEGLQPHPNLKSLTIRHFMGTKFASWMMSELLINLTEIELIRWMDYEALPPLGHLPSLGSVFIEDCPKLRCTSIHSLPSLRKLVIVRCTSLEGSENPQSTTSTTLQQQQQQEDLSLNGCKSLRELRIEECNGFTSILSGLHSCTSLRTLWISRCPNLRTLSGPGLQTPTSLEIMSIRKCPNLKAIPSLDNLTSLTELTISTCDGLTSIPSGLASCTSLTHLSVDGCHNLISLADHNLSGLQSLSSLYVYNCGKLQYFPKGLQSLSRLKRLWIGNFCKELDSFPDFQVPSEKLNLYGWPKVKSLPQPIQHSTCLTSLSISGFDGVEALPEWLGDLTSLTELKISYCENLMDLPTVEAMQRLTKLHKLVIFCCPRLKERCAKDGPEWPKISHIPDISEHFRREFSTRID